The following are encoded in a window of Harmonia axyridis chromosome 7, icHarAxyr1.1, whole genome shotgun sequence genomic DNA:
- the LOC123684630 gene encoding uncharacterized protein LOC123684630, with protein sequence MNANSERIEISRNLLEKAEKARSVLLPTKSELKYKKEYDKFLQWMEVNRMDSKNTSETVMLAYFQEMSELYSPNSLWTKWSMLKLMMRIHDDIDGSKFHELEAFLKRKSKGYEPKKSQVFSREDIVKYDNIEETWWMAKFNGGRRVFGRQHGIEKQNCKNVSWHVR encoded by the exons atgaatgcaAACTCAGAGAGAATTGAGATTTCAAGAAATTTGTTGGAAAAGGCTGAAAAAGCTCGTTCCGTACTACTACCGACAAAGTCGGAACTTAAGTACAAAAAGGAATATGACAAATTTCTGCAGTGGATGGAAGTTAACCGTATGGATAGTAAAAACACGAGTGAAACTGTAATGTTGGCGTATTTTCAAGAGATG TCTGAATTGTATAGTCCTAATTCGCTGTGGACAAAGTGGTCAATGCTAAAATTGATGATGAGAATACATGATGACATAGATGGAAGTAAATTTCACGAATTGGAAGCGTTTCTCAAACGCAAAAGTAAAGGCTATGAGCCAAAAAAGTCTCAAGTGTTTAGTCGGGAAGATATTGTCAAATATGACAACATTGAAGAGACATGGTGGATGGCGAAGTTCAACGGTGGCAGAAGGGTATTTGGCCGACAGcatggaattgaaaaacaaaactgcaagaATGTTAGCTGGCATGTCAGATGA